In the genome of Ensifer sp. WSM1721, the window TGCAGTCGGGCGAAAATATCTACGACGCCTATATCAACGACAGTGACCTGATCGGCACCCATTGGCGCTACCAGCAGGCGCGCAGCCTGACCGACTGGATGGCAAACGAAGGCAAGGACGTCACCAATCCGAACCTCGACATCGACGACTTCATCGGCAAGTCCTTCACCACGGCCCCGGACGGCAAGCTCTATCAGCTTCCCGACCAGCAGTTCGCGAACCTCTACTGGTTCCGTTACGACTGGTTCAACGACGAGAAGAACAAAGCGGACTTCAAGGCGAAGTACGGCTACGATCTCGGCGTTCCGGTCAACTGGTCGGCCTATGAAGACATCGCCGAGTTCTTTACCGGTCGCGAGATCGACGGCAAGAAGGTCTATGGTCACATGGACTACGGCAAGAAGGACCCGTCGCTCGGCTGGCGCTTCACCGACGCCTGGCTTTCGATGGCCGGCAATGGCGACAAGGGCATCCCGAACGGCAAGCCGGTCGACGAATGGGGCATCAAGGTCGATGAAAACTCCCGGCCCGTCGGCTCCTGCGTCGCTCGCGGCGGCGACACCAACGGCCCGGCCTCGGTTTATGCGATCCAGAAGTATCTCGACTGGATGAAGGCCTATGCGCCGGCTGCTGCCCAGGGCATGACCTTCTCGGAGTCCGGCCCGGTTCCCTCGCAGGGCGAGATCGCCCAGCAGATGTTCACCTATACGGCCTTCACCGCCGCCTTCGTGAAGGAAGGCCTTCCGGTCGTCAACGAGGACGGCACGCCGAAGTGGCGTTTCGCTCCGAGCCCGCACGGCGTCTATTGGAAGGATGGAATGAAGCTCGGCTACCAGGACGCAGGATCCTGGACGCTGATGAAATCCACCCCGGACGATCGCGCCAAGGCCGCCTGGCTCTATGCGCAGTTCGTGACTTCGAAGACGATCGACGTGAAGAAGAGCCATGTCGGCCTCACCTTCATCCGCCAGTCGACACTCGACCATAAGAGCTTCACCGACCGCGCCCCGAAGCTCGGCGGCTTGATCGAGTTCTACCGTTCGCCGGCCCGCCTGCAGTGGTCGCCGACCGGCACGAACGTTCCTGACTATCCGAAGCTGGCACAGCTCTGGTGGCAGGCGATCGGCGACGCCTCTTCCGGCGCCAAGACCGCGCAGGAAGCCATGGACTCGCTTTGCGCCGAGCAGGAAAAGGTGCTGCAGCGCCTCGAGCGCGCCGGCATCCAGGGCGACATCGGTCCGAAGCTCGCCGAAGAGCAGGACCTCGAATATTGGAACAAGGACGCCGTCTCCAAGGGCAACCTCGCTCCGCAGCTCAAGGTCGAGAACGAGAAGGAAAAGCCGATCACCGTCAACTACGACGATCTGGTCAAGAGCTGGCAGACGAACTGATCGATAAAGGCCGCCCGATCCGCCGGGCGGCCTCCCTTCCGAGGAGATGCGGCACCGGGGCTGGAAACGGCCCCGGTTTATTTGTTTGGAGCACATCCAGGAAAAGTATATCAGCTTGGCCCCTTTCGCCGTCATCCCTGCGACTTGTCACAGGGATCCAGCAGCGCCGCGTCTGCGGCGCACGAAAGAAAGGCTCTGTCACAAGCCGGCGAGGCGCAACGCCCATGTTCCGCGCCGCGCATTACCGACGGACAACCGAAAACTGTTTCCCGTTTTTCAATAAAGCCATGCCGCCCGCTCGCTGCCATAGTTTGCCACCCCACGTCGCGGAGGAGGTGGGATTTCATGCAAAGGTATTGGAGGAGATTGCCTTGGCAAACAGCGCAGACGAACTTCTATCGCAAAGGCGCCCGGAGGATGAGAAACTCGGTATCGGCGCCAATCTGGCCTATGGCCTGCAGCACGTGCTGACAATGTATGGCGGCATCGTCGCGGTACCGCTGATTCTGGGCCAGGCGGCGGGCCTTAGCTCCAGCGACGTCGGATTGCTGATCACCGCATCGCTTTTCGCCGGAGGCCTCGCCACCATACTGCAGACCATCGGACTGCCATTTTTCGGAAGCCGCTTGCCGCTGGTCCAGGGCGTTTCCTTCTCGGGCGTCGCCACGATGATCGCCATCTCCGGCAACGGCGGCCTGGAAGCCGTGCTCGGCGCTGTCATGGCCGCCTCGTTGATCGGGCTGCTGATCACGCCGGTTTTTTCGCGGATCACCCGCTTCTTCCCGCCGCTCGTCACGGGCATCGTGATCACCACCATCGGATTGACACTGATGCCCGTTGCGGCGCGATGGGCGATGGGAGGCGACGCCCAAGCGCCGGACTTCGGCAGTCCGGCCAATATCCAGCTCGCCGCCGCGACGCTTGTCATCGTGCTGTTGCTGAGCAAACTCGGCAGCGCCGCAGTCTCGAGGCTCTCGATCCTGCTCGCCCTCATCATCGGCACCGTCATCGCCTATTTCACCGGCATGGCCGATTTCTCGAAGGTGGCCGAAGGGCCGTTCTTCGCCCTTCCGACGATCTTCCATTTCGGCTATCCGACCTTCGAGATCGCTGCGATCGTCTCGATGTGCATCGTGATAATGGTGACGCTGGTCGAGACCTCCGCGGACATTCTTGCGGTCGGCGAAATCATCGAAACGAAGGTGGATTCGCGCCGCCTCGGCGACGGTCTGAGGGCCGACATGCTCTCGAGCCTCGTCGCGCCGATCTTCGGCTCCTTCACCCAGAGCGCCTTTGCGCAGAACGTCGGGCTCGTGGCGGTCACCGGGGTCAAGAGCCGTTACGTCGTTGCAACCGGCGGCCTTTTTCTCGTGATGCTCGGCTTGTTGCCGGTCATGGGCCGCATCGTCGCGGCGGTTCCAAGCGCGGTTCTCGGCGGCGCCGGCATCGTGCTCTTCGGCACGGTCGCCGCGAGCGGCATCCGGACGCTCTCAAAGGTCGACTACACCAACAATATGAACCTGGTCATCGTCGCCACTTCGATCGGTTTCGGCATGATCCCGATCGCTTCGCCCTCTTTCTACGAGCATTTCCCCGCTTGGTTCGCGACGATCTTCCACTCCGGCATCAGTTCCGCCGCGCTGATGGCGATCAGCCTCAACCTGATCTTCAATCACCTGACCGCCGGCAACTCCGACCAGCAATCCGTGTTCGTCGCTGGAACGGAGCGGACGCTCAGATATCAGGACATCGCGCGGCTGCACGATGGCGACTATTTCCTCAATGGCAAGCTTTATGACGCGAAAGGCATCGAGGTGCCTGTGATCCCCTCGGAAGTACACTAGACGCTCAACACGGTACGTCAGACGCGCCACCAACCAAAGGAAGACCATATGCTACAACAGAACGAAACGCTCGGCCTGCTCGACGCCCTGCTCACCACGATGGAGCGCAGAATCATTCCGAAGACGGAGGCCGGCGTGGCGGCGGGCAACAAGATCTTCGGCGCCGCCCTGCTCAAGAAATCGGACTTGTCGGTCGTCCTCGTCGAGACCAACAACGAAACCGAGAATCCGCTCTGGCACGGCGAAGTTCACACCTTGAAGCGGTTCTACGAGATGACGGGACCCGCCGCCCGCCCCTGCTCGCGCGACCTCATCTTCCTGTCGACCCACGAGCCCTGCTCCATGTGCCTTTCGGCGATCACCTGGGCGGGCTTCGACAATTTCTACTATTTCTTCAGCCACGAGGATTCGCGCGACGCCTTCGCCATCCCGCACGATCTTAAAATCCTCAAGGAAGTCTTCACGCTGGAACCCGGCGGCTACAACAGGACCAACGCCTTCTGGAAAGGCCGGTCGATTCCCGATCTGATCACCGAGCTTCCCGAGGCCGACCGAGCGCAGCTTCAACAGCGCGCCGAGCTGATCAGCCGCAAATATGCCGACCTCTCCGCCGCCTACCAGGCTGGCAAGGAGAACAACGCCATTCCGCTGAATTAGAGCGGCTTCCGCAATCACGCCACAGGGCGGGCGCGCCCGCTATTGAAAGGATCTCCCCCTCGCGGGGAGATCTCCCGTAGATGCATCACATTTCGATCGGGACCGAAGCATCCATCTCTCCGGCGAGGTTAGAAGAGCGGCATGGACTCGCTTCAAGGACTGATCGATGATCGCTGCCGCCAAGACAAACATCGCTTTCGAACTATTGCTTCTTCTCGCGCTCGCGACGCTCTGGGGCGCCTCTTACACCTTCATCAAGCTCGGCGTCGAAACCATTCCGCCAGTGACGCTGATCGCCGCCCGCACCTTGATCGCCGGCGCGATCCTTCTCGCCGTCATCCGCTGGCGCGGCCTTTCGCTGCCGCGTGACGCGCCCACCTGGCGGCGTTTTCTGTTCCAGGCCTGCCTCAACAGCGTCTTTCCGTTCACGCTGATCGCATGGGCCGAGCGCACGATCGATGCCGGCGTCGCAGCGATCCTCAATTCGACCACGCCCATATTCGCCTTCCTGCTGACGGCGCTGATCACCCGACACGAGCCGGTTACCACGCGCGAGTTCCTGGGTGTAGTCGCCGGGCTGACAGGCACGAGCTTGATCATCGGCTTGGAGGCCTTCCGCGGCATCGGCGATCAACTCGCGGCACAGATCGCGGTGGTGGTTGCGACCGTCTGCTATGCGGGCGCCGCGATCTTCGGCAAGGGCTTCAAGGGCCTCGACCCGATCATCCCCGCCGCCGGATCGCTGATCTCGGGCGCCGCTCTGCTCATCCCGGCGAGCCTGATCGTCGATCAGCCGTGGACCCTCACGCCTTCGACCCGATCACTGATGGCGCTCCTGTGCCTCTCGGTCTTCTCTACGGCCCTCGCCTTCGCCATCTACTTCCGGCTGATCCACACGCTCGGCTCCGTCGGTGCGACGGCGCAGGCCTACGTTCGCGTTCCCATCGGCGTTGCGATCGGAGTGCTGTTTCTCGGCGAGACGCTGTCAGCGACCGCGTGGCTGGGGCTCGGCTGCGTCATCCTCGGGGTGGCCGCAATGACCATGCCCGCCGGACGCGCAGCCCCGGCGGTCGCCCCGAAAGGCTGACCGCTCAATCCTTGCGCTTGCGGCAATAGAGCTCCAGCCGGTGGCGCACCAATTCATAGCCGAGTTCGGCGGCGATCTCCGCCTGGAGCTGCTCGATCTTGTCGGAGCGGAACTCGATCACGGCGCCCGTTTCGATGTCGATCAGATGGTCGTGGTGCGGCGCGTCCGCCGTCTCGAACCGGGCGGTCGCGTTCTCGAAGGCGTGCCGCTGCACGACACCCTGCTGCTCCAACGCGGAGAGCGTCCGATAGACGGTCGAAAGCGACACCGTCGCGTCGATTTCCTTTGCCCGCCGGTGCAGCTCGCTGGCGTCCGGATGGTCCTCGGCCTCGGCCAGAATCTTCAGGATCGCCGCCCGCTGACGCGTGACGCGCACGCCGCCTTCGCGCAGGATTCCTTCCAGTTCTTCGATCCGATTTTTCGTCTGTCTCATCCGGCGACACTAGCCAAGGGCCATCTGTTTGAAAATAGCTAGTTGCAAATGGTTCTCATGTGCATTGACTTATGCAGGCCATTCGCCTACCCATAATATAGGTCTGCAAAGAGGAGAGCTGAATGATCGATCCGACGAGGCGCATGATACTGGTGGCAGCAGCGGCAATGGCTGCCTTTTCCCTCCTGCCCGGCACGGCCGCCGCAGCGGAAAAGTTCAAGGCCGTCACCACCTTCACGGTCATTGCCGATATGGCACGCAATGTCGCCGGCGACGCGGCAATCGTCGAATCGATCACCAAGCCGGGGGCGGAGATCCACAACTACCAGCCGACCCCGCGCGATATCCTGAAGGCGCATGACGCCGATCTCATTTTATGGAACGGGCTCAATCTTGAGCTCTGGTTCGAGAAGTTCTTCCAGAATTTCGATGACATTCCGGGCGTCGTCGTCTCCGAAGGCGTCGAGCCGATGGGGATTGCCGAGGGCCCCTATACCGGCAAGCCGAACCCGCATGCCTGGATGTCGCCTTCCGCAGCTCTGATCTATGTCGACAACATCCGCGATGCTTTCGTGAAGCACGATCCGGAAAACGCCGAGATCTACAAGGCGAATGCCGAGGCCTACAAGAAGAAGATCGAAGCGACGATCGCACCCATTCGCGCCGAACTCGAAAAGATCCCGGCGGAGAAACGCTGGCTGGTTTCGAGCGAGGGCGCCTTCAGCTATCTCGCCCGCGACTTCGGCCTGAAGGAACTCTATCTCTGGCCGATCAATGCCGACCAGCAGGGCACGCCGCAGCAGGTACGCAAGGTGATCGACGCCGTCCGGGCAAATCATATTCCGGTAGTCTTTTCCGAAAGCACGATCTCGCCCGATCCCGCCCAGCAGGTCGCGCGCGAGACGGGTGCAAAATACGGCGGCGTGCTCTATGTCGATTCCTTGAGCGAGGCCGACGGCCCCGTTCCGACCTATCTCGATCTCCTGCGCGTTACATCGGAAACGATCGCGAAAGGCTTATCGCAATGAACCTTCAGGAAAAGGCCCGCGCCTATCCGAAAGCGGTTCCAAAAGAGAAAGCAAACGGCATCCGCGTGAGCGGCGCGACCGTGACCTATCGCAACGGTCACCGGGCGCTGCGCGATGCTTCCTTTGAAATCCCGACCGGCACGATCGCCGCGCTCGTCGGCGTAAACGGCAGCGGCAAGTCGACGCTCTTCAAGGCGATCATGGGTTTCGTCCGGCTGGCGAAGGGCGATATCTCGATCCTCGGGCTTACCGTACCGCAGGCGCTGAAGAAGAACCTCGTCGCCTATGTGCCGCAGGCCGAGGAGGTCGACTGGAATTTCCCCGTCCTCGTCGAGGACGTGGTGATGATGGGCCGCTACGGTCACATGAACATGCTGCGCATGCCGAAGCAGGCCGACCACGAGGCGGTCGAGGCGGCATTGGCTAGGGTCGGGATGAGCGATTTCCGCAAGCGCCAGATCGGCGAACTATCCGGCGGCCAGAAGAAGCGCGTGTTCCTCGCCCGGGCGCTCGCGCAGGACGGCCGCGTCATCCTGCTCGACGAGCCTTTCACCGGCGTCGACGTCAAGACCGAGGATGCGATCATCCGCCTGCTCGTCGCGCTTCGGGAGGAAGGTCGCGTGATGCTCGTCTCCACCCACAATCTCGGCAGCGTGCCGGAATTCTGCGATCGCACCATCCTTCTTAAAAACACGGTGCTTGCCTACGGGCCGACCCCAACGACCTTCACCCGTGACAATCTCGAACTAGCCTTCGGCGGCGTATTGCGCCACTTCGTGCTCGGCGGCGAGAGCCTGCACGACGACGCCGATCCCCGCCAGCTTTCCGTCATCACCGACGATGAACGGCCGCTCGTTATGTATGGCGCGAAGGGCCAGATGGTGACTCAGCCGGCGAAGCCCGAAACCGAGGCGGACAAGGAATGATCGCGACGCTCACTGAGCCGTTCACCTACACTTACATGGTGAACGCCATGTGGGTCAGCGCGCTCGTCGGCGCCGTCTGCGCTTTCCTCTCGGCCTATCTGATGCTGAAGGGCTGGTCGCTGATCGGCGACGCACTCTCGCACTCGATCGTGCCGGGCGTTGCCGGCGCCTATATGCTCGGCCTCCCCTTTTCTCTCGGCGCCTTCTTCTCCGGAGTGCTCGCCGCGGCCGCCATGCTCTTCCTCAATCAGCGCACGCGATTGAAGGAGGACACGATCATCGGGCTGATCTTCACCTCCTTCTTCGGCCTCGGCCTCTTCATGGTGTCGCTGTCGCCGACCTCGGTGAACATCCAGACGATCGTGCTCGGCAATATCCTCGCGATCACCCCGGCCGACACGCTGCAACTCGCCCTCATCGGTATCGTCTCGCTCGTGATCCTCTCGGCGAAATGGAAGGACCTGATGGTGACCTTCTTCGACGAAAGCCACGCCCGTTCGATCGGCATCAACACGACGTTCATCAAGGTGCTGTTCTTCACGCTGCTCTCGGCTTGCACCGTGGCGGCACTGCAGACGGTCGGCGCCTTTCTCGTGATCGCCATGGTCGTCACCCCCGGCGCCACCGCCTATCTCATCACCGACCGCTTTCCGCGGCTGATCATCATCAGCATCGCCATCGGCGCACTGACGAGCTTCGTCGGCGCGTATGCGAGCTATTTCCTTGACGGCGCCACCGGCGGCATCATCATCGTGCTGCAGACGGCGATCTTCCTGCTCGCCTTCATGTTTGCTCCGAAACACGGGCTGCTTGCAGCCCGCCGCCGCGCATCCGAGGCGCTGGAGACCGCATGATGCCATCGCTCGACATGCTCCTTGCCGTCTTCGAATTCGAGTTCATGCGCAACGCGCTCCTGATCTCGGTGCTGGTCGCGATCCCGACGGCGATGCTCTCCTGTTTTCTGGTGCTGAAGGGCTGGTCACTGATGGGCGACGCGATCTCGCATGCAGTCTTCCCCGGCGTCGTCATCTCCTACATCGTCGGCCTGCCGCTCGCCCTCGGCGCCTTTGCCGCCGGCATGTGCTGCGCACTCTTGACCGGCTATCTCAAGGACAACAGCCGCATCAAGCAGGACACGGTAATGGGGGTCGTCTTTTCCGGCATGTTCGGCCTCGGTCTCGTGCTCTACGTGAACATCCAGAGCGACGTGCATCTCGATCACATCCTCTTCGGCGACATGCTCGGCATCGGCTGGGGCGACATTCTCGAGACGGGGCTCATCGCAGCGGTGGCGGCCGGCGTGCTCGGCCTCAAGTGGCGCGACCTCCTGCTTCATGCCTTCGATCCGGCGCAGGCACGCGCCGTCGGCCTGCCGGTGGGGTGGCTGCATTACGGGCTGCTCGCGATCCTGTCGCTGACGATCGTCGGCGCGCTCAAGGCGGTCGGCCTGATCCTTGCCATCGCCATGCTGATCGCCCCCGGCGCGATTGCCTATCTCGTCACGCGGACGTTCCGCGGCATGCTTGTCGCCGCGGTCGCGGTCGCCGCCATTGCTTCCTTCTCCGGCGTCTACCTCTCCTTCTTCATCGACAGCGCCCCCGCACCGACCATCGTGCTTCTCATGACGGCGATCTTCCTCCTCGCCTTCGCCTATTCCACCTGGAAGACGGCGCGCATGGAGGCACGGCGGACGAGCCTCGAGTAGGGGTCAGGTCGGACCGACCTAAGATCCCTCCCCTTGTCGGGACGGTTGGGCAAGGGTCTTCTCGCGAGGTGTCTTTCCGCAATTCGCCTGGCCTTCAAACTCGCCTTTTCAACGGCGATGCCTCTTGGACGCCGACGCCATGATCCCTTATTGTGCCCCGTCTTTCTAGAGTTGAAGCGGCGCGTGCGGAAATGCTAGGCCGCCTATCAGGCGGAGCAACGAGGCGATATGGAGAAGAAGCAGGAAGGCCGTTCCGGCGTCGCTTTCTTCCTGATCGCCGTCGCGCTGATCTTCACGGCAATTCTTGCGACCGTGCTCTTCGCCAATGAGCAGCGCAATTTGAGACAACTCCTCGCCGCAATGGGTTTTGAGATCAAGGCGCCGGAAGCGGAGCGGCTGCCCGACCGTGCCGCACCGCGCAAGAAGCCGGAACCGCAGCGAGTGCTTTTGCCCTCCCATACCTTTGCGGACCTTGAGACGCCGGGGCAGCAGTTTATCCGCGAAATCCGCAGCGACCCGCGCGCGCTTTGCGAAGGCCTGCGCGAGGCCGGCTTCCGCGACCTCGAATGGAAGTCGGCCGAGAGCGGCCGGTGGGAATGCTCCACGCTCGTTCCTTTTCCCCGTCCCGGCGAGGGGCAAAGCTCGTCCATTTTCATCTTGGTCAAGGGCAGCGGCGAGGATGAGATCACCTCCTTCCGCGTGAAGCTCAACATCGAGAACGCTGAGGACACGCAGGCCGTCACGAGTGCGGCGGCGAAGGCGGCTTCCGTCTTCCTGACTGAGGTCCGCTGGGCCGATAGCACCAGCATCGCCTTGAAGATCCAGGCGTTGAAGGAGTTCGATCTCAAACGTTTCGGCAGCCGCATCCAGCTCAAGCGGGAATCGGGCGAAACGCCGAGGTACAATTTCTTCGCCAATCAGGCGGCGCGGACGCGACCGAAGAGCATTGCCGAGCTCTATTTCGATCGCGAGAGGTGGCTGCCGCCCGGCGATGGCTCGATCGTTTCCTTCGTCCGTGGCCCGAGCGCCTGGGATATGCCGAGCGCGCCGGCAGACACGCGGGCGGGTGCAGGCGACCGGCCACAACTCCCAGGCATTGATGCGGAATCGCAATCGTCAGCGGTCGATCCGCGTCGAGAGGATGATCGACGATAGCGTCTTTTCGACGCCTTCGATTTCGCCGATTCGATCGATCAAATGGTCCAGTTCGCTAATCGAGGCTGCGGCAACAACGGCGATCAAATCGAAGCTGCCGCTCACCGAATGCAGCGTGCGGATCTCGCGGATCGCCGCGAGTTCCGGCGTCACCCGGCTCAGCGCCCGGGGCGCGATCGTGATCAGCACATGCGCCTTGACCAGGCCCTTCTCATAGCTCTCCGAAAGC includes:
- a CDS encoding ABC transporter substrate-binding protein, which produces MRRHLLTTTAAMLLALTGTAFAGMEEAKQFLDKEISDLSSLDRAAQEAEMQWFVDAAKPFAGMDIKVVSETIATHEYESKVLAPAFTAITGIKITHDLIGEGDVVEKLQTQMQSGENIYDAYINDSDLIGTHWRYQQARSLTDWMANEGKDVTNPNLDIDDFIGKSFTTAPDGKLYQLPDQQFANLYWFRYDWFNDEKNKADFKAKYGYDLGVPVNWSAYEDIAEFFTGREIDGKKVYGHMDYGKKDPSLGWRFTDAWLSMAGNGDKGIPNGKPVDEWGIKVDENSRPVGSCVARGGDTNGPASVYAIQKYLDWMKAYAPAAAQGMTFSESGPVPSQGEIAQQMFTYTAFTAAFVKEGLPVVNEDGTPKWRFAPSPHGVYWKDGMKLGYQDAGSWTLMKSTPDDRAKAAWLYAQFVTSKTIDVKKSHVGLTFIRQSTLDHKSFTDRAPKLGGLIEFYRSPARLQWSPTGTNVPDYPKLAQLWWQAIGDASSGAKTAQEAMDSLCAEQEKVLQRLERAGIQGDIGPKLAEEQDLEYWNKDAVSKGNLAPQLKVENEKEKPITVNYDDLVKSWQTN
- a CDS encoding nucleobase:cation symporter-2 family protein — its product is MANSADELLSQRRPEDEKLGIGANLAYGLQHVLTMYGGIVAVPLILGQAAGLSSSDVGLLITASLFAGGLATILQTIGLPFFGSRLPLVQGVSFSGVATMIAISGNGGLEAVLGAVMAASLIGLLITPVFSRITRFFPPLVTGIVITTIGLTLMPVAARWAMGGDAQAPDFGSPANIQLAAATLVIVLLLSKLGSAAVSRLSILLALIIGTVIAYFTGMADFSKVAEGPFFALPTIFHFGYPTFEIAAIVSMCIVIMVTLVETSADILAVGEIIETKVDSRRLGDGLRADMLSSLVAPIFGSFTQSAFAQNVGLVAVTGVKSRYVVATGGLFLVMLGLLPVMGRIVAAVPSAVLGGAGIVLFGTVAASGIRTLSKVDYTNNMNLVIVATSIGFGMIPIASPSFYEHFPAWFATIFHSGISSAALMAISLNLIFNHLTAGNSDQQSVFVAGTERTLRYQDIARLHDGDYFLNGKLYDAKGIEVPVIPSEVH
- a CDS encoding deaminase, yielding MLQQNETLGLLDALLTTMERRIIPKTEAGVAAGNKIFGAALLKKSDLSVVLVETNNETENPLWHGEVHTLKRFYEMTGPAARPCSRDLIFLSTHEPCSMCLSAITWAGFDNFYYFFSHEDSRDAFAIPHDLKILKEVFTLEPGGYNRTNAFWKGRSIPDLITELPEADRAQLQQRAELISRKYADLSAAYQAGKENNAIPLN
- a CDS encoding DMT family transporter, with protein sequence MIAAAKTNIAFELLLLLALATLWGASYTFIKLGVETIPPVTLIAARTLIAGAILLAVIRWRGLSLPRDAPTWRRFLFQACLNSVFPFTLIAWAERTIDAGVAAILNSTTPIFAFLLTALITRHEPVTTREFLGVVAGLTGTSLIIGLEAFRGIGDQLAAQIAVVVATVCYAGAAIFGKGFKGLDPIIPAAGSLISGAALLIPASLIVDQPWTLTPSTRSLMALLCLSVFSTALAFAIYFRLIHTLGSVGATAQAYVRVPIGVAIGVLFLGETLSATAWLGLGCVILGVAAMTMPAGRAAPAVAPKG
- a CDS encoding Fur family transcriptional regulator; amino-acid sequence: MRQTKNRIEELEGILREGGVRVTRQRAAILKILAEAEDHPDASELHRRAKEIDATVSLSTVYRTLSALEQQGVVQRHAFENATARFETADAPHHDHLIDIETGAVIEFRSDKIEQLQAEIAAELGYELVRHRLELYCRKRKD
- a CDS encoding metal ABC transporter substrate-binding protein; this translates as MIDPTRRMILVAAAAMAAFSLLPGTAAAAEKFKAVTTFTVIADMARNVAGDAAIVESITKPGAEIHNYQPTPRDILKAHDADLILWNGLNLELWFEKFFQNFDDIPGVVVSEGVEPMGIAEGPYTGKPNPHAWMSPSAALIYVDNIRDAFVKHDPENAEIYKANAEAYKKKIEATIAPIRAELEKIPAEKRWLVSSEGAFSYLARDFGLKELYLWPINADQQGTPQQVRKVIDAVRANHIPVVFSESTISPDPAQQVARETGAKYGGVLYVDSLSEADGPVPTYLDLLRVTSETIAKGLSQ
- a CDS encoding manganese/iron ABC transporter ATP-binding protein — translated: MNLQEKARAYPKAVPKEKANGIRVSGATVTYRNGHRALRDASFEIPTGTIAALVGVNGSGKSTLFKAIMGFVRLAKGDISILGLTVPQALKKNLVAYVPQAEEVDWNFPVLVEDVVMMGRYGHMNMLRMPKQADHEAVEAALARVGMSDFRKRQIGELSGGQKKRVFLARALAQDGRVILLDEPFTGVDVKTEDAIIRLLVALREEGRVMLVSTHNLGSVPEFCDRTILLKNTVLAYGPTPTTFTRDNLELAFGGVLRHFVLGGESLHDDADPRQLSVITDDERPLVMYGAKGQMVTQPAKPETEADKE
- a CDS encoding metal ABC transporter permease; this translates as MIATLTEPFTYTYMVNAMWVSALVGAVCAFLSAYLMLKGWSLIGDALSHSIVPGVAGAYMLGLPFSLGAFFSGVLAAAAMLFLNQRTRLKEDTIIGLIFTSFFGLGLFMVSLSPTSVNIQTIVLGNILAITPADTLQLALIGIVSLVILSAKWKDLMVTFFDESHARSIGINTTFIKVLFFTLLSACTVAALQTVGAFLVIAMVVTPGATAYLITDRFPRLIIISIAIGALTSFVGAYASYFLDGATGGIIIVLQTAIFLLAFMFAPKHGLLAARRRASEALETA
- a CDS encoding metal ABC transporter permease; this translates as MMPSLDMLLAVFEFEFMRNALLISVLVAIPTAMLSCFLVLKGWSLMGDAISHAVFPGVVISYIVGLPLALGAFAAGMCCALLTGYLKDNSRIKQDTVMGVVFSGMFGLGLVLYVNIQSDVHLDHILFGDMLGIGWGDILETGLIAAVAAGVLGLKWRDLLLHAFDPAQARAVGLPVGWLHYGLLAILSLTIVGALKAVGLILAIAMLIAPGAIAYLVTRTFRGMLVAAVAVAAIASFSGVYLSFFIDSAPAPTIVLLMTAIFLLAFAYSTWKTARMEARRTSLE
- a CDS encoding DUF6030 family protein — protein: MEKKQEGRSGVAFFLIAVALIFTAILATVLFANEQRNLRQLLAAMGFEIKAPEAERLPDRAAPRKKPEPQRVLLPSHTFADLETPGQQFIREIRSDPRALCEGLREAGFRDLEWKSAESGRWECSTLVPFPRPGEGQSSSIFILVKGSGEDEITSFRVKLNIENAEDTQAVTSAAAKAASVFLTEVRWADSTSIALKIQALKEFDLKRFGSRIQLKRESGETPRYNFFANQAARTRPKSIAELYFDRERWLPPGDGSIVSFVRGPSAWDMPSAPADTRAGAGDRPQLPGIDAESQSSAVDPRREDDRR
- a CDS encoding Lrp/AsnC family transcriptional regulator, whose protein sequence is MQMTDKDRELLAVLSENARMPTATIARRLGLSRTTVQARIERLEREGVIAGYGVRLSESYEKGLVKAHVLITIAPRALSRVTPELAAIREIRTLHSVSGSFDLIAVVAAASISELDHLIDRIGEIEGVEKTLSSIILSTRIDR